A window of the Sabethes cyaneus chromosome 1, idSabCyanKW18_F2, whole genome shotgun sequence genome harbors these coding sequences:
- the LOC128740548 gene encoding glutathione S-transferase 1-like, with amino-acid sequence MPKLYYLRESAPSRAVQMTALAVGVELELMELNVTKDEPRRPDYERVSPQYSIPTLKDKSLVLWESRAIQIYLVDQYGQNDNLYPKDPAKRAKVNERMFFDACILYHRFSEYYHEQVFGGLEGDLKKMGALEHAVRMLDLFLEGQSYVTGQNMTIVDLSMLATIATMNALGFDLERYQNVSEWYKHMNNVAPGAEINEEGAKAFGTFS; translated from the coding sequence ATGCCGAAGCTCTACTATCTCCGGGAGTCGGCACCCTCACGGGCCGTTCAGATGACCGCACTGGCCGTCGGTGTCGAGTTGGAGTTGATGGAGTTGAACGTCACGAAAGATGAACCGCGCAGGCCAGACTACGAACGGGTCAGTCCGCAGTACAGCATTCCAACGTTAAAGGACAAGAGCCTGGTCCTGTGGGAGAGCAGAGCGATTCAAATTTATTTGGTGGATCAGTACGGCCAGAACGACAATTTGTACCCTAAGGATCCGGCCAAACGGGCGAAGGTTAACGAGCGAATGTTTTTCGATGCGTGCATCCTGTATCATCGATTTTCCGAGTATTACCATGAGCAGGTTTTCGGAGGGCTGGAAGGCGATCTCAAGAAGATGGGCGCCCTGGAGCATGCCGTTCGGATGCTGGATCTGTTTCTCGAAGGGCAATCTTACGTAACGGGCCAAAACATGACGATTGTTGACCTCAGCATGCTGGCCACGATTGCTACCATGAACGCACTCGGATTTGATTTGGAGCGTTATCAAAACGTAAGTGAGTGGTATAAACACATGAACAATGTCGCCCCAGGTGCCGAAATCAACGAAGAAGGGGCCAAGGCATTCGGCACTTTTAGCTAG